The Elaeis guineensis isolate ETL-2024a chromosome 12, EG11, whole genome shotgun sequence sequence TTGATTTTCTTTGTGTACGCATCGTACGGAACCTGTGAGGAGAGAAAGAAGCGCGcgtcgctgagagagaaggagcaggaggctcttagACAGCGGACGTTGGTCCCTTTAAGAGTTCAGGGAGgtttttcaagagagagagcttttgtgaggaaaacttttggtgagagagaaattggatgtacgagggttgaagatgagatctcttgtaaaatttctttttcatagtgaagtttgcatgtcccgaggagacgagcccttttgtggttgatctacgtattttgattattttttattttgtttcttctttctttctgctgcatcgcgtggtactaaaaAGATCCTGGAAGATGGTGTCTTAGGCAGACATCCgtccaacagaaaaaaaaaaacaaatggaTTTCTAGAGTCAATCTTAAATTTATGCCGTGTATAGAAGTCAAAATTCAAATTCCTCAAATTATTGGCCTCTGACATGTGACTCAGCATGGACTGAGACGAAGATATTGCCATATGGCTTGAAAGGAATACTAGGATTTTCTTTGACAAGCGAAGGTCATGCAAACAACTATTTTTGGTGGTTTATGGTTACTCAAATACTTGGGAGGCTCTGGTTCCACATATTAGAGAACTATAAAGCTATATTTGCGTTAGCGAAGGGCGAACTAATATGAGCTGCTTTTATCTTTCCTTGCCATATTTTTCATCTGCTGCTTCTAGGTGACAGTTTGCTTACTATAACTTGGCATTGCATTATCCTAGTGAAACCAGTGGGATCCTTCCCTCGGCCCCCCCGCCctccctttttttctctctctctcttttttttttaggattatAATCGAGTGAAGCTTGAGCAAACATCGCTTGAAATTTCAAACTTCAAAATCTATATTAAACTTGATTCACTTGCATTTGGTGTCAAGCCTAATTTGAAATTAAACTGAAACTGGGCTAGTCTTCCTATCCTCCAATTAAAACAGACTTATTTCAAGGCTAGATCAAACATAAAGGTTGAAATTCAACAgtcttttttttaagaaatgaAATTTAATGTATTGCTGACAGGACCATCACTAAGATCCATTAAAGGCATAACATCTATATTCCACCTTTACTATGATTTACGTTGAACTAAGATTCAGCTACTGGATTTGTTTCAAGGAATGTATGTATTAGCAAATAGCTACATAGCCTGAATCAACAAATTTTCACCTAATATGATACTTTCAACTCTCAGTATTTCCATATTGTACGTGCAATGCTTTTTTGTAATAATAACCATAAATTCTTGATCCTCCATTGTGTTGAAACTAGCATACAGAATTATTACAAATTGGACTAAGAGAATCATTTTAAATCCTCCCATATTAGAACCAATCATGGATGTCTCGCATCATCCATCTTGATTTCCTCTTCATTACCAACAATCCTCCTCCAGAACCAGTGCTCTCTCCACACTCCAACCATTTGTTCTATAGGTATATTCTTGGTCTCTGGTAGGAACAAATAAATGAACACAGTCATGAACACAAGCCACCctccaaagaagaaaaagattccAGACTTGAGATGGCAAAGCATGGCTAGAAAGGTCTGGGCAACAATGAAGGTGAATATAAAGCTCACAGCCACTGTAATGCTCTGCCCGGCCGACCGTATCTCTAATGGAAAGATCTCACTTGGAACCAGCCACCCCAATGGTCCCCAAGACCATCCAAAACCTGCAACGTAAACACTTATCAAGACCAAGACAATGTATGCATAGCCTTTGCTCAACCCTCCATGATCTCCAAGCTGCGTCGCAATTATTACTCCTATAATTACTTGTGAAACAAACATTTGGACACCTCCAATGAGGAACAAGGCCCTCCTGCCTAATTTGTCGACAATGATCATCGATATGAAGGTCGAACCAGTGCCGACCACTCCTGTCACAACTGCTGACATTAGAGAAGCACTTTCTGCAAGACCAATAGTCCGAAACAAGACTGGAGCATAGAAGGCTATTACATTGATTCCTGTGACTTGTTGAAAGAATGGAATTGTGATTGCCATTACGAGCTGAGGGCGATACTTTGGCCGAATAATTCTTCGAAATGGGTGGTTAACAGCCTTGGCAGCACTGCTTGCCGCAATCAAATCATGCAACTCTTCATCGACATCGATGGTTCCTCGAATCTTTTGAAGCAATTCTTTTGCTTTTTTGAGATCATTTCCCTGTTGGATGAGGCTGTTGGGAGTCTCTGGAAGAAAGAATGCACCAAGAGTTAGCAATGAAGCTGGAACTGCTGCCAGGGCTAATGAGACTCTCCAACCCCACccggcctttatcttctcagtgCCATAGTTGATAAGGTTTGCACAGAGAGCCCCAACACCAACGCTGAATTGGAAGCCATTGTTGAATGCTCCTCGGTATTGAGGTGGTGCCATTTCAGAGAGGTACAGGGGAACTGACTGGATACAGAGGAGCTAGTTATGTGTGGAATATGGAAATGGAATTGTCCAGAATGAAATGCCTTTTCCTGTGTCTAGCCCTATGGCCTGTGGATGATGGCCAAGGTTAGTTGAATTAAGAGAATTAGAGAAGTGATTTTTTCCTCCTCTTAATGCTTttgcttttaaatctaaaataggcACAAGCAAGACTCTCTATGCTAAATTAAGAGAATTACAGAACTGAATGCTTTTGCTTTTAAATAATCacaggcttttttttttctttttttttttttttttgataaaaagggAAGCAGTGGGAACTACCACCCAACTTTTATTAGAAGAAGGGATTACGAGAATGTGCAAGATGAGAGAGGGAACTAAAGAACAAGAACACACATaggtaattataaatttaatgaagAAATTGTTAGAGGGCTAATGAGTATATCCTAAATTCCATGAACTGCCAATCACAAAGGTGGCGTTTTGGCCCCAAATTAACGACTGTACTCTTAGGCATCACACGAACAACTGGGTTTATACTTTTGCTGATTTATTCTTGTGGAAACAATATGGTAGCATTCAGAAGGTGATTTTCCCTGTCCCTGAAAGGCTGAAAAGCAGAACTATGGGTTCAGTGGGCTTCTCCTGCCCCAGTGATTTCCCCACTTCTCACTTAAAACCGCAAATTAACAATTTTCCAGTTCATTACAGTATTGCTACATTGGAAATTCACAAAAAGCAATCAGTCCGACTTGTTTGAGTTAACAAGCCACCGTGTACAGCAAGACACTGCAGTTATTGCCATGTCAATAAACGGCAAAAGGAGCTATCACAAACTTGCAGCCCAAAAGCTTACACTGCTGGGAGGAGGCTGATAAATCTATGTGGCATCTTTTTTGTTAGGCTCCTTCGCAGGAGAAGGGGACATCCACGGCCGGATCCTACTCAACCTTGGTATCCTTCAGCGCAAGGAACTATATAATTGGGTGTGGCTCTGACACCACTTGTCAGGGACTTGCAGCCCAAAAGCTTAAACTACTGGGAGAAGGACCGCTCCAGCCTAATAAACTCATATGGCATCGTTTTTTATTGGTCAGTATCGGATCATGACAAAATGATCATCTAAATAAAAACTTGTGCTAGGCTCCACGGTCAACTCATCTTTATAATTTGGTACTTGTCTACTGTCCATTGAGGTATACTTTTAAGACCAAGGTAGCGGACAATTAATAATCCTACAGTGCATTTGATTCCAAAGTCCACATGCATATGACTGCAGACTAAAACAAGCAACGACGTGGACTCATGAACCCGGACCGTTCAGCTATCCTCGCTGTCAGCGGGCCCAACCATCACACCCCTG is a genomic window containing:
- the LOC105054763 gene encoding hexose carrier protein HEX6, with the translated sequence MAVAALAKSEAARYNGRMTSFVIFSCIMAAMGGVIFGYDIGSAGGVTSMDSFLKKFFPEVYRRMKEDTHISNYCKFDSQLLTAFTSSLYVAGLFATFFASSVTRAFGRRPSMLLGGAAFLAGTVLGGAAVNVSMVILGRVLLGVGLGFANQSVPLYLSEMAPPQYRGAFNNGFQFSVGVGALCANLINYGTEKIKAGWGWRVSLALAAVPASLLTLGAFFLPETPNSLIQQGNDLKKAKELLQKIRGTIDVDEELHDLIAASSAAKAVNHPFRRIIRPKYRPQLVMAITIPFFQQVTGINVIAFYAPVLFRTIGLAESASLMSAVVTGVVGTGSTFISMIIVDKLGRRALFLIGGVQMFVSQVIIGVIIATQLGDHGGLSKGYAYIVLVLISVYVAGFGWSWGPLGWLVPSEIFPLEIRSAGQSITVAVSFIFTFIVAQTFLAMLCHLKSGIFFFFGGWLVFMTVFIYLFLPETKNIPIEQMVGVWREHWFWRRIVGNEEEIKMDDARHP